The Trichomycterus rosablanca isolate fTriRos1 chromosome 17, fTriRos1.hap1, whole genome shotgun sequence DNA segment TTTTGTACTATGCTGCACTATACTGTAGTATTATaccatattgtactgtattataaGCAGAGATGTAACACATACACAGTGAGGAGGATGTTAGGAGATGCAAAAATGGGGTATTTTCAGGAGACAGTAGCATTTTGTACTATACTGCACTATACCATATACTATAGCGTAcagtactatactgtactgtatatgacaagaTATGACATTTTGTACTATACTGCACTATACCGTACTGCATTATAAGCAGaggtgtaacacacacacagtgaggagGATGGTAAGAGATGCAAAAATAGGATATTTTCAGGAGATAGTAGCAGTTTGTACTGTGCTGTACTATACTACAGATTAGattaaactttattgtcattacacatgtacaagtacaaggcaacgaaatgcagtttagcatctaaccagaagtgcaataagcagaaagtgcagaataaacagtatttatgatatacattatttactgtgggtaaatagcagtggtatcaacaggatctataaactatactataaacaagatatgtagctgaaaacaatatacatattaaggtgcagattaatattaaggtgctatgcaggttaaagtgattaaggtgctatggacaCGATCAAGGAATGAGTacgtaaaaacataataaacagatgtatacagtatttatgagATTTATGTACAGATGAGGTATGTACCAGTGAAATACATAGCggaaaaaggataaaaatgatcatgtttgtagtgtgtgtgtgtgtgtgtgtgtgggggggggggttaacgggggacagagttcaatatggagacagctctggggaaaaagctgttcctcagtctAGTAGTCCTTGTCCGGAGGCTCCTAAAGCGCTGTAGTATTGCACTATAGTGTACAGTGATATACTGTGCTGTATTATAAGCCAATATGTACCACAGACACAGTGAGGAGGATGGACAGAGAAGCAAAAATTGGGTATTTTCAAAAGATAGTAGCATTTTGGGGTCAGATTCTGTAGGTTACTCAAATCTGAATAGACTAGCATTTTGTCCAATCACAATAATCACCCACTAATTTACTTTACACCGCTGGAACTTTGACTGGAACCGGGTTCTATATAACTTTAAGGCAACAAACACCCACCAGGTCAGGTTTGAGCCACTCAGTGccaggagggttgcgtcaggaagggcatccgaagtaaaaactgtgccaatttAGGTATTCCAGACCCCcagacccctaaatacaggaacGCTGTACCTTATCTGTAAGGTATCCTTGAGTACCATGAAAGGTTATTATAAATCAAattctattattactatattataaggcccctgagcaatgttgggcccctgagcaaagcacttaaccctcaactgctcggTGACCAAACATCTGAACGCATGAAGACACACGGACCTGCTGGTGGAGCTGAGCGTGATGATCTACAGCATCTCCTCCATCAGGAACCTCATCCAGTTCCACGTGAAAGATGTAGAAGATGAAGCCGTACAGCGCCGGGCCGAGTCCGTTACACAGACCACGGATACCGGTTATCATACCCTGTCCCACGCCTgcacacacatttaacacacacaattTTCATTCGTGTAGTCGTCTTaccaatcctacggcaattcagttagcaaccgCTCAGTCAAAATGTCAAAATGTGAGAGAGAGGGACGACCCACCTTGCTGGTCAGGATCTGCTGTGCGGGACACCAGCGCACTCACGGCGGGGAAGGTGATGCTAGACATGGCAGCTACGGCGCCCGCCGCCCACATCATCCTACAGAACAGGGgtaaacaacacaaataaaatcacACACCGAAATTCATCACATCACATCCGTACAGTCACATGACCTGAACGCCGTCAGACTCATCAGACTCACCACGGCTCCGATCCGAACCCGTACCAGGCCAGCTGCAGAATCTGGAAGCCCAAACCCAGCAGGATTGTGTTCTTGTTCCCGATGGAACGCATTAGTAAACTTAACACTACAGTCTAAgacgtgagagagagagagggaaacGGAAACGTCTCAGatgaacaaatacataaaatacatacaaatatcAAATGTTTTGAATAAAATTTTAACCAACCTGTGCGACTATGGAGAGCAAACCTAGTACAGCAATGAAAGCAGCAACACTTTCAGATGAAAAGCTCATGATCTGGAAATCAGCAAACAGATTTaattattgattgatttatttttgtgatcaaagggggaaaaaaaatcagAGTGGTTTGAGGGGTCAGACATACCTGTCGTAGGTAGAGGAAGAAGCTGGAGTACTGACCCGCTTCGGGGAGATACGACAAGAACACTGTTATGCAAATGAGCAGCACCGTCGAGTCCTGACCCACCTTCCGCAAAGACTGCAGCGAGAACAACAAACAACAAGTGTTAAGGGAATAAATCAGGGGGCTCAggggccacactgggtttagAAGACGGAGGGGGGATGTGGAGACGACAGACTCGGCTTTCGAAAGGGTCGCTAGCGTTTGgagtgcgccatctagtggaatcaTACTGAAATGCAGGGTATTGCAGAAGAAAGGCGGTCTTTAGGAGGACAGCGGGCCGGATTAAACAGCCTAACGGATCCTTTTTCTGGTGCTACTTCGGTGTTACCAAGCACATTCTGATCAAGAGAGGGcagatcaccacacgccccctgCGACACGTGTCCGATCTGTGTCCCCCCACGGAGAGCCGCATCGCGTACCGAGAGCCACGCCAAGCTTCATGTGACTTCCCTAACTCAGgcaccttccctccctcaaacacctccagttgtgtttgtgtgtccctCCCCTTACAGAcacccggctggctgatagcacagctgagattgaaGTCAAGAGAGAAGTCTAGTTTCACATTGGTGGGAACTGTGGTCgcttagtggttagggtactggaccagtaaccAGAAACTCGCTGTTTCAAACCCCACTGACAGGCTGCTATTGGTGGGATTTATAGAGTGCACAGGGGCGgtcatgctgggacaggaaaaggccttccctaaactgttggaagcAAATCCTTTCCATAATATGATTGATTTACTACATCCATAGCAACTGTTTTGTAATTAAAAGGGCTGTCCcattacttttggccatacagtgtgatttttatttatacagtgtAATGGGATTAAACGGGGCACCAGTCGTCGTCCCCCGACCCATCCCAAAAAAAACCACAGATAATGATAGTGCGTCATTAAAAGCGACGGAGCTCCACTCACGGCGAAGGGGTCGGCCTGTTCCCACGAGATGGGCGCCCCCCACGACGCCGGTCTCATTTTCTCAGGCAGCGATTCAGGCACGGccaccaggatgaagcagataTCCAGCATGGCGATAGCCGACGCCAAAACCACCACCAGACTGTCTCCGTATGTCTGGCTGAGGTAGGCGCCGATCGCCGGGCTGGTCACCAGGCTCGCCGCAAACGTGGCTGAAACCTAACGAACGGCAACAGGGGAAAGACAGACCGTTACTGACCAGAACACGCTTAGAGGACAGGAACAAAAGGTCAGGCTGGATTTTAGGGTTCAATAACATCACTTACCAGCCCGTACGCCATGCTGCGCTCATGCTCCTGTGTGATATCCGCCACGTACGCGAAAACCACCGAGAAGGTCACGGCGAACACCCCGGATACCGAGATAACAGCGAAGTACCACCTGAAACACAACCAGTagtataaaatacacacacacacacacaagcacacactgaTCTAAACTAAACAATTAAACTATTAAATTGAGCTGTAAACATCATGTAAGAAGtgccgctcgggtggcacagcgatcTAACACGCTAGAACACCCCTACAGAGGGTTGGAACTAGTGAGTTCACACAATTTgttgtgtctgaggaagggatgTTCAGACGGCGTCTCAACCCTCTGCCGATACAATACGAGATCTCCAAAACTGAACAGCTTTACAAGGAACTGGAACCACAACTGAGACTTTTttgaccagccatacaaacacgGTCATTTTCTGACTaaacgagcacaaattcccacagacacacttcaaagactcgagagaagccttctcagaaaagcggctgttgttctagctgaaagatcacatagtgcttttaaaatgggacgtccagcaagctcatggtcaggtgtccacatacttttggccaagtgTTTGAGT contains these protein-coding regions:
- the mfsd14a1 gene encoding MFSD14 family MFS transporter isoform X1; this translates as MTQSKKKKRVNRSLLLAKKIIIKDGGTPQGFGAPSVYHAVIVIFLEFFAWGLLTAPTLVVLHETFPKHTFLMNGLIQGVKGLLSFLSAPLIGALSDVWGRKSFLLLTVFFTCAPIPLMKISPWWYFAVISVSGVFAVTFSVVFAYVADITQEHERSMAYGLVSATFAASLVTSPAIGAYLSQTYGDSLVVVLASAIAMLDICFILVAVPESLPEKMRPASWGAPISWEQADPFASLRKVGQDSTVLLICITVFLSYLPEAGQYSSFFLYLRQIMSFSSESVAAFIAVLGLLSIVAQTVVLSLLMRSIGNKNTILLGLGFQILQLAWYGFGSEPWMMWAAGAVAAMSSITFPAVSALVSRTADPDQQGVGQGMITGIRGLCNGLGPALYGFIFYIFHVELDEVPDGGDAVDHHAQLHQQSSIIPGPPFLFGACSVLLALLVALFIPEHTQLGSRTGSWKKHASPHGHSHGAQPPEAKEPLLQDSNV
- the mfsd14a1 gene encoding MFSD14 family MFS transporter isoform X2; the encoded protein is MTQSKKKKRVNRSLLLAKKIIIKDGGTVLHETFPKHTFLMNGLIQGVKGLLSFLSAPLIGALSDVWGRKSFLLLTVFFTCAPIPLMKISPWWYFAVISVSGVFAVTFSVVFAYVADITQEHERSMAYGLVSATFAASLVTSPAIGAYLSQTYGDSLVVVLASAIAMLDICFILVAVPESLPEKMRPASWGAPISWEQADPFASLRKVGQDSTVLLICITVFLSYLPEAGQYSSFFLYLRQIMSFSSESVAAFIAVLGLLSIVAQTVVLSLLMRSIGNKNTILLGLGFQILQLAWYGFGSEPWMMWAAGAVAAMSSITFPAVSALVSRTADPDQQGVGQGMITGIRGLCNGLGPALYGFIFYIFHVELDEVPDGGDAVDHHAQLHQQSSIIPGPPFLFGACSVLLALLVALFIPEHTQLGSRTGSWKKHASPHGHSHGAQPPEAKEPLLQDSNV